One part of the Raphanus sativus cultivar WK10039 chromosome 7, ASM80110v3, whole genome shotgun sequence genome encodes these proteins:
- the LOC108815338 gene encoding uncharacterized protein LOC108815338 produces MDHALMALSLDEEETPFVMPDLPGFSSAEENKLSLMGRILNPRCQKMSSLIMKMPRKWQKEGRVRGIALSPERFQFIFKYEHDLVDVLERGVQTHQEWVIVLERWVENPPEDYLQFIPVWVQISKIPVNCYTVGALTALGDLVGKTVVVAFDPTKPVTQNFIRVKVNFNVAHPLKSSRTISLKGGTEAVVHFHYEKIQKRCFNCQRLNHEKDYCPLVVRQRQEDARLRREKMAANLVKKPLVLPEDDILFGVLEEEQVGMDPATGRWKIAKEVLEEMRRYLLADTGESKMVKVGKVQESVRSAEKDPMLQRSVLRLEPPPIITTDLNKGKGLVFDYSEKMGESKANSVKSNPTKLMADSFKALSADSFISSPVLKIATEEEDSSVDISSRKPSYPTVFKASNFAPCSSGVGKKRSAVRKRPPRAVRLQKRRELELAEINSNDGVGEGKQTVGNKKRKCSVEEVATPTTIKAVCLKVVPYEGSPKQL; encoded by the coding sequence GAGGTGTCAAAAGATGTCGTCTCTAATTATGAAGATGCCTAGGAAATGGCAGAAGGAAGGTCGTGTGCGTGGAATAGCTCTCTCCCCTGAGCGTTTCCAGttcatattcaaatatgaacatGATCTGGTGGATGTGTTGGAAAGAGGAGTTCAAACCCATCAAGAATGGGTTATTGTGTTGGAAAGATGGGTGGAAAACCCCCCAGAAGACTACCTGCAATTCATCCCTGTCTGGGTCCAAATCAGTAAGATTCCTGTGAACTGTTATACAGTGGGAGCCTTAACTGCTCTTGGCGACTTAGTAGGAAAGACGGTGGTGGTGGCCTTCGACCCCACTAAACCGGTAACCCAAAACTTCATCAGAGTCAAGGTTAATTTCAATGTCGCTCATCCTCTGAAATCGTCAAGGACCATCTCTCTCAAAGGTGGGACGGAGGCGGTAGTCCACTTCCATTACGAGAAAATTCAGAAGAGATGCTTCAACTGTCAAAGGCTTAACCACGAAAAGGATTACTGCCCGCTGGTGGTGAGGCAGAGACAAGAAGATGCGAGGTTAAGGAGAGAAAAAATGGCTGCAAACCTGGTGAAAAAACCCTTGGTGCTGCCTGAAGATGATATCTTGTTTGGAGTCTTAGAAGAAGAGCAGGTGGGAATGGATCCAGCCACAGgaagatggaagatagcaaaAGAAGTGCTGGAGGAAATGAGAAGATATCTCCTTGCTGACACTGGTGAAAGCAAAATGGTGAAGGTGGGAAAGGTTCAAGAGTCAGTGAGGTCAGCTGAGAAGGATCCTATGTTACAGCGATCAGTGCTAAGACTTGAGCCCCCCCCGATCATCACGACCGATTTGAACAAAGGGAAAGGATTGGTGTTTGATTATAGTGAAAAAATGGGAGAATCGAAAGCTAACTCTGTGAAGAGTAACCCTACAAAGCTCATGGCAGACTCCTTCAAGGCGCTCTCAGCTGACTCCTTCATCTCTTCACCAGTCCTGAAGATAGCTACTGAAGAGGAGGATAGCTCTGTGGATATATCATCTCGTAAACCTTCCTATCCTACGGTTTTCAAGGCAAGCAACTTTGCTCCTTGCTCTTCCGGGGTAGGCAAGAAGAGATCTGCGGTAAGAAAGAGACCACCTAGGGCCGTAAGACTGCAGAAGAGGAGAGAGTTGGAGTTGGCAGAGATTAACTCAAATGACGGTGTGGGTGAAGGGAAGCAAACCGTGGGTAACAAGAAACGCAAGTGTTCAGTGGAGGAGGTGGCAACGCCAACAACAATCAAGGCTGTGTGCCTTAAGGTGGTCCCATATGAGGGATCGCCCAAGCAATTATGA